CCACGACCGTATCCGCGAGGCGTTCGGCGATGGCGCCCATCTCCGGGCGCTTGCCGGGATCGCGATCGCCGCCACAACCGAAGACGCATACGATTTTCTCGCGGGTGTGTTCGCGCAGTGCCTGCAAAACTTTTTCGAGCGCATCCGGGGTATGCGCGTAATCCACCACCACCAGCGGCTGGCCGGGGCGCCCGCCGAAACGCTCGACACGTCCGGCGGCGGGCCGAGCCTGCGCCAAGCGCGCGGCGGCGGTCTTGAGGTCCACGCCGAGCACCAGCAATACCGCCAACACCGCCAGCAGGTTGTAGGCGTTGAAGCGCCCGAGCAGCGGGCTGTGCAATGCCACCTCGCCCGCCGGCGTCGCGACGCGCAGGTCGAGGCCCGTGGGCGACGACTTCACTTCGAGTGCGTGCACGTCAGCGTCCTCGAAGCCGTAGGTCATGACAC
This DNA window, taken from Gemmatimonadales bacterium, encodes the following:
- the murE gene encoding UDP-N-acetylmuramyl-tripeptide synthetase gives rise to the protein VMTYGFEDADVHALEVKSSPTGLDLRVATPAGEVALHSPLLGRFNAYNLLAVLAVLLVLGVDLKTAAARLAQARPAAGRVERFGGRPGQPLVVVDYAHTPDALEKVLQALREHTREKIVCVFGCGGDRDPGKRPEMGAIAERLADTVVVTDDNPRHEAPEKIIGDILAGMRRPPRVIRDRRAAIAAAIEMAGADDIVLVAGKGHEDYQQIGDARLPYSDGKTVQELLGEAA